Proteins encoded by one window of Salmonirosea aquatica:
- a CDS encoding efflux RND transporter periplasmic adaptor subunit, with protein sequence MARKSSNRIWWILGGIVVLLVAGLFVAKAAGWIGQVKPTEVEFASVKSTDIIETVSASGRVQPEVEVVLSPDVSGEITALYVEEGDSVKQGQLLLKIRPDNYESLFARAQATVNSSKANTEQSRAALAQAESRLLRAKADYDRNKKLFDDKVISAADFEQVRANYQVAQQDIEAAKANISAAQYNVKSAEASLRDAAENLRKTTIFAPVNGVISLLNVEVGERVVGTSQMAGTELMRIANLSNMEVRVNVNENDIVRVTLGDTADIDVDAYSSTGRVFKGVVTEIANTASGLTAATGATVSADAVTEFEVKVKILNESFQDLMASRGKRSYPFKPGMTASVDIITDRRPNVLSVPIAAVTTRDNKPEAQPQEPNASNDPNAPTDKDKSIKDKEPVKEVVFVDSAGVAKIREVKTGISDFENIQVTSGLKAGEQIVAGPFIVVSKRLKDGDKIIKKAPEAKKDGPDSKENNN encoded by the coding sequence ATGGCGCGTAAATCTTCAAATCGAATATGGTGGATACTGGGTGGCATAGTCGTGCTGCTCGTGGCGGGGCTTTTCGTAGCCAAAGCAGCGGGCTGGATCGGGCAGGTCAAGCCTACGGAGGTTGAATTCGCTTCCGTAAAAAGCACGGATATTATCGAGACTGTCAGTGCATCGGGGCGGGTGCAGCCCGAAGTAGAAGTAGTACTGAGCCCCGACGTATCCGGCGAAATAACGGCCCTCTACGTGGAAGAGGGGGATTCGGTAAAACAGGGGCAGCTGCTGCTGAAAATCCGGCCCGACAACTATGAGTCATTATTTGCTCGGGCACAGGCTACGGTCAATTCCAGCAAGGCCAACACCGAACAATCCCGGGCGGCCCTGGCGCAGGCCGAGTCGCGGCTACTGCGCGCCAAAGCCGATTATGACCGTAACAAGAAGCTGTTCGACGACAAGGTGATTTCAGCCGCCGATTTCGAGCAGGTCAGAGCCAACTATCAGGTGGCCCAGCAGGACATTGAGGCCGCCAAGGCCAATATATCGGCAGCTCAGTACAACGTAAAAAGTGCCGAGGCAAGCTTACGTGACGCGGCGGAAAACCTAAGGAAAACGACCATCTTCGCACCCGTCAACGGGGTTATTTCCCTGTTGAACGTCGAAGTGGGCGAACGCGTGGTAGGTACCAGTCAGATGGCCGGTACCGAACTGATGCGCATCGCCAACCTGAGCAACATGGAAGTGCGCGTGAATGTGAACGAAAACGACATCGTACGGGTGACCTTGGGCGACACAGCCGATATCGATGTGGATGCTTATAGCAGCACGGGACGGGTATTCAAGGGCGTGGTGACGGAGATCGCCAACACAGCCAGTGGACTGACCGCAGCGACCGGAGCCACGGTGTCGGCCGATGCAGTGACCGAATTTGAAGTAAAAGTCAAAATTCTTAATGAGTCTTTTCAGGATCTCATGGCAAGCCGGGGCAAGCGCTCCTACCCCTTCAAACCGGGTATGACGGCCTCAGTAGACATTATTACCGACCGTCGGCCGAATGTATTGTCGGTGCCTATCGCTGCCGTAACCACCCGTGATAACAAACCGGAAGCACAGCCCCAGGAGCCAAACGCTTCGAACGACCCGAATGCTCCGACTGATAAGGACAAATCCATCAAGGACAAGGAACCGGTGAAGGAAGTGGTTTTTGTCGATAGCGCCGGGGTAGCCAAAATCCGGGAGGTAAAAACCGGAATCAGTGACTTTGAAAACATTCAGGTTACGTCGGGTCTAAAAGCGGGTGAGCAGATTGTAGCAGGCCCCTTCATCGTTGTATCCAAGAGACTCAAAGATGGCGACAAGATTATTAAAAAAGCACCTGAGGCGAAAAAAGATGGCCCTGATTCAAAAGAAAATAACAATTGA
- a CDS encoding TolC family protein, with protein MLYSLRKSLFLLLCTLAGILPLSHAQVTTQSTTTGPTNRQALTLEECVQIALQNNPQIKQAGLQVSANENNLIQSKWQRWPNLGFNASQGFSFGRNIDPFTNQFVQQNISFNNYSLNSNVTLFNGFQLQNTIKQNSLTLQASEKDLAATRNDIILNVALAYLQVISNQELIEAARQQGAATQLQLDRTQRLVDAGSVAESQLFDLRAQLANDELTLVNAQNTVESAKLSLKQLMNLPGSETIEVVTLTAPDPTLQAYGTSVNEVFETALSNLPQMQAAELRVQSAAKAVEIAKAQGLPSLTFSAGMSTAFSSAAPKQRFVADGTGFTTKQVVSQTRFVQAGEFTFPVTDVVTVPNGADQTFNYLDQLNFNRNSSLNLSLRVPIFSNFQTKYRVANARIQQQNLEAQSNIVTQQIRQNVEQAYIDMSNSGKRYSATANQVRALEEAFRVAESRFGAGAINSAEYNIAKANLDQARFNLIQTKYDYIFRTKILDFYMNKPISVE; from the coding sequence ATGCTGTATTCGTTACGTAAATCCTTATTCCTACTGCTCTGTACCCTGGCGGGAATTCTTCCCCTAAGCCACGCGCAGGTAACTACCCAAAGCACTACGACCGGCCCCACCAACCGGCAGGCGCTTACGCTTGAAGAATGCGTACAGATCGCTTTGCAGAACAATCCGCAGATCAAGCAGGCTGGCTTGCAGGTGAGCGCCAATGAGAACAATCTGATTCAGTCCAAGTGGCAGCGCTGGCCGAACCTGGGGTTCAATGCTTCCCAGGGTTTTAGTTTTGGCCGGAACATCGACCCCTTCACCAACCAGTTTGTGCAGCAGAACATCAGCTTTAACAACTACAGTCTCAATTCGAATGTGACGCTCTTCAATGGCTTTCAGCTTCAGAACACCATCAAGCAGAACAGCCTCACCCTACAGGCCAGCGAAAAGGACCTGGCCGCTACCCGCAACGACATCATCCTGAATGTGGCCTTGGCCTACCTGCAGGTCATTTCCAATCAGGAGCTGATCGAAGCAGCCCGGCAGCAGGGAGCAGCCACCCAGCTGCAGTTGGATCGCACGCAACGCCTGGTGGACGCCGGCTCTGTGGCCGAGAGCCAGCTGTTCGACCTGCGCGCCCAACTGGCCAACGACGAGCTGACGCTGGTGAACGCACAGAACACCGTCGAGTCGGCCAAGCTGAGCCTTAAGCAATTAATGAACCTGCCCGGAAGCGAAACCATCGAGGTGGTTACCCTCACAGCACCTGATCCGACTCTGCAAGCCTACGGAACTTCGGTGAACGAGGTATTCGAAACCGCCCTGAGTAACTTACCACAGATGCAGGCTGCCGAACTACGCGTGCAATCGGCAGCGAAAGCCGTGGAGATAGCCAAAGCGCAGGGATTGCCCAGTCTGACCTTCAGTGCAGGCATGAGCACGGCCTTTTCCAGTGCCGCCCCCAAACAGCGTTTCGTGGCCGACGGCACGGGTTTCACCACCAAGCAGGTGGTTTCCCAGACCCGGTTCGTGCAGGCGGGAGAATTCACATTTCCGGTCACGGATGTGGTGACGGTCCCCAATGGAGCCGACCAGACCTTTAACTACCTGGATCAGCTGAACTTCAACCGTAACTCTTCCCTGAACCTGAGCCTCAGGGTACCTATATTCAGCAATTTCCAAACCAAGTACCGGGTGGCCAATGCCCGCATCCAGCAGCAGAATCTGGAAGCCCAATCCAATATCGTGACGCAGCAGATCCGCCAGAATGTGGAGCAAGCCTACATCGACATGAGTAACTCGGGCAAGCGGTATAGCGCCACAGCCAACCAGGTACGGGCCCTTGAAGAGGCCTTCCGGGTAGCCGAAAGCCGTTTCGGAGCGGGAGCCATCAATTCGGCCGAGTACAATATCGCCAAGGCCAACCTGGACCAGGCCCGCTTCAATCTCATTCAGACGAAATACGACTACATCTTCCGTACCAAGATTCTTGACTTTTACATGAATAAACCGATTTCGGTGGAGTAG
- a CDS encoding alpha-L-rhamnosidase-related protein, translating into MKLIRSEFSFAWVLVASMVTGFLSCSTPEEDLSQVPISRFVADVDSLIGKPEYLGTPYVTAGDRLYMIGTQDGKFPDLGWHVAGEMGGIWDHPIKLLDGFTAAITLNGKSYCLDQAETFVNYPFANKHIFRSTEIGLRIERFQYVPDGQEAVLVEYTFINDDSQDKKIDFEWMAYTDLRPTWLGERTDMNDSGDFATWDEENQSWVAKDSLNPWFVRMGSPAKPTAHGQGTPTCNYRPKGKGCRAALVYSLEVPAGGSVSLPITIAGSSVSADEAKATYLSAQQNALKNLLSKKARYLTLSQKSKLTIPDKKLETAFRWVKYDTDWLVRDVPGLGRGLSAGLPDYPWWFGVDNAYTLQGAMATGRTDLAFSTVELLHRLSEKENGNGRIVHEVSTNGAVFNPGNVNETPQFASLIWILYRWSGNKGFLSSYYPVVKKGLAWLLEKNDKDGNLLPDGFGMMEIHGMNSEMVDVAAYTQKAFADAAEMAAEMGEDDIAAKYQNLATQIKAKINSDFWVPEYNSFADFIGTPRQALRLLDDAIVRADTLKKPWAVAELKTTRTKIQKLPPDRKQGFVLHHNWVVNTPMEMGIADTAKALTALKTGSQFVNPYGMFVTGIDRDETAGQDAGSFGKERKVFTYTGAVMTLPTGVQAVAENNYGRPDAALDYLQRITRSFGYALPGSIYEVSPDYGMMTQAWNLYSFAVPIVTQFFGIQPFAARKSVRIQLQMPTSWNEASLENVHIGKNRLSVEFSRTDAYQEIILDQTELDWTLTVAFPRGTFKNWQVNGKAVQPKRVGNFEEVEVTGGRATVRVAN; encoded by the coding sequence ATGAAATTAATACGATCGGAATTTTCCTTTGCCTGGGTTTTGGTGGCATCCATGGTCACTGGATTTTTAAGTTGCTCAACACCCGAAGAAGACCTGTCACAAGTACCCATTAGCCGGTTCGTGGCGGATGTGGATAGTTTGATCGGAAAGCCGGAGTACCTGGGTACCCCCTACGTAACGGCAGGCGACCGGCTGTATATGATCGGTACCCAGGATGGAAAATTTCCCGATCTGGGCTGGCATGTGGCGGGCGAAATGGGCGGAATCTGGGATCATCCCATCAAATTGCTGGATGGATTTACGGCGGCTATTACCCTGAATGGAAAATCGTATTGTCTGGATCAGGCCGAAACCTTTGTCAATTATCCTTTTGCCAACAAACACATTTTTCGTTCCACGGAAATAGGCTTACGCATCGAACGATTCCAATACGTACCCGATGGCCAGGAAGCGGTTTTGGTAGAATATACTTTCATCAACGACGACTCACAGGATAAGAAAATAGACTTCGAATGGATGGCCTACACCGACCTCCGGCCGACCTGGCTGGGGGAACGTACCGACATGAACGACAGCGGCGACTTCGCTACCTGGGACGAGGAAAACCAAAGCTGGGTAGCCAAAGACAGCCTCAATCCGTGGTTTGTCCGGATGGGCTCACCCGCCAAACCCACTGCGCATGGGCAAGGTACCCCTACCTGTAACTACCGGCCCAAAGGCAAAGGCTGCCGGGCGGCTTTGGTCTACTCACTGGAAGTTCCGGCGGGTGGAAGTGTAAGTCTGCCAATTACTATTGCCGGCTCATCTGTTTCGGCGGATGAGGCGAAGGCAACCTACCTTTCGGCGCAGCAAAACGCGCTGAAAAACTTATTGAGCAAAAAAGCAAGGTACCTGACCTTGTCCCAAAAATCAAAATTGACGATCCCCGATAAGAAGCTGGAAACCGCCTTCCGCTGGGTGAAGTACGATACAGATTGGCTGGTGCGCGACGTACCCGGCCTGGGGCGCGGCCTGTCAGCGGGCCTGCCCGACTACCCCTGGTGGTTCGGGGTGGATAATGCGTACACTTTGCAGGGGGCCATGGCCACCGGGCGCACCGACCTTGCTTTCAGTACGGTGGAGTTGCTGCACCGGCTCTCCGAAAAAGAGAATGGCAACGGACGGATTGTGCACGAAGTTTCTACAAATGGAGCGGTCTTCAATCCTGGAAACGTAAACGAAACCCCACAATTTGCTTCGCTCATCTGGATCCTGTACCGCTGGTCGGGCAACAAAGGGTTCCTTTCTTCTTATTACCCGGTGGTCAAAAAAGGCCTCGCCTGGCTGCTCGAAAAGAATGATAAAGACGGCAACCTACTACCCGATGGCTTTGGCATGATGGAAATCCACGGTATGAACAGCGAAATGGTGGATGTGGCGGCTTACACGCAGAAAGCCTTCGCCGATGCCGCCGAGATGGCTGCCGAGATGGGGGAAGACGATATTGCGGCGAAATACCAAAACCTGGCCACTCAAATCAAGGCCAAGATCAATTCCGATTTCTGGGTACCCGAGTACAATTCCTTTGCCGATTTCATAGGTACCCCCCGGCAAGCCCTGCGCCTGCTCGACGATGCGATCGTACGTGCCGATACCCTGAAAAAGCCCTGGGCTGTAGCAGAATTGAAAACAACCCGAACGAAAATTCAAAAACTCCCGCCCGACCGGAAGCAGGGATTCGTGCTGCATCACAACTGGGTCGTCAACACGCCCATGGAAATGGGCATCGCAGACACCGCCAAAGCCCTCACTGCTTTGAAAACCGGCAGCCAATTCGTGAATCCGTACGGCATGTTCGTGACGGGTATCGATCGGGATGAAACCGCCGGACAGGATGCGGGTTCATTCGGCAAAGAGCGCAAAGTGTTCACCTACACGGGGGCCGTCATGACGCTGCCCACGGGCGTACAGGCGGTAGCCGAGAATAACTACGGTCGGCCCGATGCCGCGCTGGACTACCTCCAACGGATCACCCGTTCGTTCGGCTACGCGTTGCCCGGCTCTATTTACGAGGTGTCGCCCGACTACGGCATGATGACCCAGGCCTGGAATCTGTACAGCTTTGCGGTACCCATCGTGACGCAGTTTTTCGGTATCCAGCCCTTTGCTGCCCGTAAGTCCGTCCGGATTCAACTCCAAATGCCCACTTCCTGGAATGAAGCCAGTCTGGAAAATGTACATATCGGCAAAAATCGACTCAGCGTGGAGTTTTCTCGAACCGACGCTTATCAGGAAATTATCCTGGATCAAACCGAATTGGACTGGACGTTGACCGTGGCTTTCCCCAGAGGTACCTTTAAAAACTGGCAGGTAAATGGCAAAGCCGTGCAACCAAAAAGGGTCGGCAATTTTGAAGAAGTGGAGGTGACCGGTGGCCGGGCCACGGTGCGTGTAGCGAATTGA
- a CDS encoding SelT/SelW/SelH family protein: MIPTHATVIIEYCPKCGWLLRASWLAQELLTTFADELYGVTLHPSEVAGRFTVTLADEVLWDRKREGRFPEPKELKQLVRDRVASEKSLGHSDRKE; the protein is encoded by the coding sequence ATGATCCCAACCCATGCTACTGTCATCATCGAATACTGCCCTAAGTGCGGGTGGCTGCTGCGGGCATCGTGGCTGGCGCAGGAGCTGCTGACTACCTTCGCCGACGAGCTGTACGGTGTCACGCTGCATCCTTCTGAGGTGGCCGGGCGTTTCACGGTAACTCTGGCCGATGAGGTACTTTGGGACCGTAAACGCGAAGGCCGGTTTCCCGAACCCAAAGAACTCAAACAGCTGGTCCGCGACCGCGTGGCTTCGGAAAAATCGCTGGGTCACAGCGACCGGAAAGAATAA